One Frankia alni ACN14a DNA window includes the following coding sequences:
- a CDS encoding FMN-binding glutamate synthase family protein — MFPLGMLSGLAILTAAALVAALFWSAGWWVAVAVFAALLALAVHDVVQRRHAILRTYPVAGHFRFLLESIRPEIQQYFVERNVDGRPFDREIRTTIYERAKGIHSDQAFGTERDVNAVGYEFLPHTTVPVPVPPDAPPPRVRVGGPDCTQPYDIALLNVSAMSFGSLSGNAVLAMNRGAAAGGFAHDTGEGGLTDHHLRYGADLVWEIGSGYFGARTRDGDFDPAMFKDKAALPAVKMVELKLSQGAKPGLGGILPAAKVSAEIAAARGVPAGVTCESPPGHRVFATPRELVLFVARMRELAGGKPTGFKLCVGSRRELLAICRAMLAEGVTPDFIVVDGSEGGTGAAPLEYEDNVGTPLTEGLIMVHNALVGVGLRDQIRIGVSGKVATGTDIVKRLAQGADYTNSARAMMMAVGCIQALRCHTNTCPTGVATQDPRRARALDVADKGERVRRYQQATVATAVQLMASLGCAHPDELHPGMLMRRLTHTDTRSYAELYSWLEPGELLAEPPAGWAVDWAAADPDHFRVVV, encoded by the coding sequence ATGTTCCCGCTGGGGATGCTGTCGGGCTTGGCCATACTCACCGCGGCGGCGCTGGTCGCCGCGCTGTTCTGGTCGGCGGGCTGGTGGGTGGCGGTCGCGGTGTTCGCCGCGCTGCTGGCGCTCGCGGTCCACGACGTCGTCCAGCGCCGGCACGCGATCCTGCGCACCTACCCGGTGGCCGGGCACTTCCGCTTCCTGCTGGAGAGCATCCGGCCCGAGATCCAGCAGTACTTCGTCGAGCGCAACGTCGACGGCCGTCCGTTCGATCGGGAGATCCGCACGACGATCTACGAGCGGGCCAAGGGCATCCACAGCGATCAGGCCTTCGGCACCGAGCGGGACGTCAACGCCGTCGGCTACGAGTTCCTGCCGCACACGACCGTCCCGGTCCCCGTCCCACCGGACGCACCGCCACCGCGGGTGCGCGTCGGCGGCCCGGACTGCACCCAGCCGTACGACATCGCCCTGCTCAACGTCTCCGCGATGAGCTTCGGCTCGCTGTCCGGCAACGCGGTGCTGGCGATGAACCGTGGGGCCGCCGCCGGGGGGTTCGCCCACGACACCGGCGAGGGCGGGCTGACCGACCATCACCTGCGCTACGGCGCCGATCTCGTCTGGGAGATCGGCAGCGGCTACTTCGGCGCGCGCACCCGGGACGGCGACTTCGACCCGGCGATGTTCAAGGACAAGGCGGCGTTGCCGGCCGTGAAAATGGTGGAGCTCAAGCTGAGCCAGGGCGCGAAGCCGGGGCTCGGCGGCATCCTGCCCGCGGCGAAGGTCAGCGCCGAGATCGCCGCGGCCCGCGGCGTGCCGGCCGGGGTGACCTGCGAGAGTCCGCCGGGGCACCGGGTGTTCGCCACCCCGCGGGAACTGGTGCTGTTCGTGGCGCGGATGCGGGAACTCGCCGGGGGCAAGCCGACCGGGTTCAAGCTGTGCGTGGGGTCGCGCCGGGAGCTGCTCGCGATCTGCCGGGCGATGCTGGCTGAGGGCGTCACCCCGGACTTCATCGTCGTCGACGGTTCCGAGGGCGGCACCGGTGCCGCGCCCCTGGAATACGAGGACAACGTCGGCACCCCGCTCACCGAGGGGCTGATCATGGTGCACAACGCGCTGGTCGGCGTCGGGCTGCGAGACCAGATCCGGATCGGGGTGAGCGGCAAGGTCGCCACCGGCACCGACATCGTCAAGCGGCTTGCGCAGGGCGCGGACTACACCAACTCGGCCCGCGCGATGATGATGGCGGTCGGCTGCATCCAGGCGCTGCGCTGCCACACCAACACCTGCCCGACCGGGGTCGCCACCCAGGATCCGCGCCGCGCCCGCGCCCTCGACGTCGCGGACAAGGGCGAGCGGGTTCGCCGCTACCAGCAGGCCACGGTCGCCACCGCCGTGCAGCTCATGGCCTCACTGGGCTGTGCGCACCCGGACGAGCTGCATCCCGGGATGCTGATGCGCCGGCTCACCCACACCGACACCCGCAGCTACGCCGAGCTCTACTCCTGGCTGGAGCCCGGCGAGCTGCTCGCCGAGCCGCCCGCGGGCTGGGCCGTCGACTGGGCCGCGGCCGACCCCGACCACTTCCGGGTCGTGGTGTAG
- a CDS encoding VOC family protein: MDFHPGRRFCDSRAAPRFYAPCWSSDPYDARTQVLVRAAGRAAAAAEALGATHLGDVVEDDTSGVLVLADPESNEFCFVTG; encoded by the coding sequence ATTGACTTCCATCCCGGAAGACGATTCTGTGACAGCCGAGCGGCTCCGCGCTTTTATGCGCCTTGTTGGTCATCAGATCCGTACGATGCGAGGACTCAGGTTCTAGTCCGCGCTGCTGGGCGCGCCGCCGCGGCGGCCGAAGCCCTCGGCGCCACCCACCTCGGCGACGTGGTCGAGGACGACACCAGCGGCGTCCTCGTCCTGGCCGACCCGGAGAGCAACGAGTTCTGCTTCGTCACCGGCTGA
- a CDS encoding PH domain-containing protein has translation MIDASETRERTRGGRVRKSRDAGAHVFRSLSTSWFAGLCTALTAVIAGVDSRHMVHEFPSEYSCTMPFVYLAGATFIWRTGVHACVIATETSLTIRNPLRSYRLRWSEIAGLRLDDRIYVQPAGRPEIRCSAIVRSNISMMLRRAGFMEAVFSDLESLLTERRQVQEPPTPH, from the coding sequence GTGATCGACGCATCCGAGACCCGGGAGCGGACCAGAGGGGGTCGGGTGCGAAAGTCGAGGGACGCAGGTGCTCACGTCTTTCGCAGCCTCTCAACATCGTGGTTCGCGGGTCTGTGTACAGCGTTGACAGCGGTTATTGCCGGCGTCGACAGCAGGCACATGGTACATGAGTTTCCGAGCGAGTACTCCTGCACCATGCCCTTTGTGTATCTTGCGGGGGCGACCTTCATCTGGCGTACCGGGGTTCACGCCTGCGTAATCGCAACCGAGACATCCCTGACGATCAGGAATCCACTGAGATCCTACCGGCTTCGCTGGAGCGAGATAGCAGGCCTTCGACTCGACGATCGAATCTACGTCCAGCCCGCCGGCCGACCCGAAATCCGGTGTTCGGCGATCGTGCGGTCGAACATCAGCATGATGTTGCGGCGGGCTGGATTCATGGAGGCTGTCTTCTCGGACCTCGAATCACTCCTCACGGAACGGCGCCAGGTGCAGGAACCACCGACGCCGCACTGA
- a CDS encoding condensation domain-containing protein, with product MHVEVEHRGDWPAPAPDRTLTPSEQILAASDRASAPLTCGLFVQTMGTVEVTRLRLAVRAAIDRHPMMRASLYGARQHAWRFTAAPSADPVWRVDGGGDGWRIHEMLMSAPFDLRASPPLRIALVHRPDGDQLSVVAHHLAVDGMSLAAVVAEIFSAYGVTEESAVADETAVAARTGGGPAGVPPVPRAAAHGWTAFSQRSGRHITPMDASRDAGYGYHPLTLPVPARRVLLPGGRRMTVNDLLVAAAHLAIDRWNRRRGGEAGTLRVRMPISLGIAPGTSGNNTGQVVIVSEPADRADLVRLAVRIVDQTERAKQESAAPAIAGVAGRVGAATTARIPGPWRGSLLRWGVRTARPLITPSAAVSNLGPLAAIASDNPKISSVFFTGTAGMPQGLFIGATRYGAGLHLAFGYHRQLFGRAAAAAFAQIFQAAFAELAAVDGEARQPS from the coding sequence GTGCACGTAGAAGTAGAGCATCGGGGCGACTGGCCGGCGCCTGCTCCTGATCGGACCCTCACGCCGAGCGAGCAGATCCTGGCTGCCTCCGACCGGGCCAGCGCGCCGCTGACCTGCGGATTGTTCGTGCAGACCATGGGCACCGTGGAAGTGACGCGACTTCGGCTCGCGGTGCGTGCGGCGATCGACCGTCATCCCATGATGCGAGCGAGCCTCTACGGCGCGCGCCAGCATGCATGGCGGTTCACCGCCGCGCCGTCGGCAGATCCCGTCTGGCGGGTCGACGGCGGAGGCGACGGCTGGCGCATCCACGAGATGCTGATGTCGGCGCCCTTCGACCTGCGCGCCAGCCCGCCCCTGCGTATAGCGTTGGTGCACCGGCCGGACGGCGACCAGCTCTCCGTCGTCGCGCACCACCTCGCGGTCGACGGCATGAGCCTCGCCGCCGTCGTGGCCGAGATCTTCTCCGCGTACGGGGTCACCGAAGAGTCCGCGGTGGCCGACGAGACCGCGGTCGCGGCCCGCACCGGTGGCGGTCCCGCCGGTGTGCCGCCCGTTCCCCGGGCGGCGGCCCACGGCTGGACCGCCTTCAGCCAGCGCTCCGGCCGGCACATCACACCCATGGATGCGAGCCGGGACGCCGGCTATGGCTACCACCCCCTGACCCTGCCGGTGCCCGCGCGGCGCGTGCTGCTGCCCGGCGGTCGTCGGATGACCGTCAACGACCTGCTCGTCGCGGCGGCCCATCTCGCCATCGACCGGTGGAACCGTCGGCGCGGCGGGGAAGCCGGGACACTGCGCGTCAGAATGCCCATCAGTCTGGGAATCGCTCCCGGCACGAGTGGCAACAACACCGGCCAGGTGGTGATTGTCAGCGAGCCGGCCGACCGGGCGGACCTGGTCAGACTGGCTGTCCGGATCGTCGATCAGACCGAGCGCGCGAAGCAGGAGTCCGCCGCGCCCGCCATCGCGGGAGTCGCCGGCAGGGTCGGCGCGGCCACCACCGCACGGATCCCCGGACCCTGGCGAGGGTCGCTGCTGCGGTGGGGGGTGCGCACGGCGCGCCCGCTCATCACCCCCTCCGCCGCCGTCAGCAACCTCGGGCCGCTCGCCGCCATCGCCTCCGACAACCCGAAGATCTCCTCGGTCTTCTTCACCGGCACCGCCGGCATGCCCCAGGGGCTGTTCATCGGCGCGACCAGGTACGGCGCCGGTCTTCACCTCGCGTTCGGCTACCACCGACAGCTCTTCGGCCGTGCCGCCGCCGCGGCCTTCGCCCAGATCTTCCAGGCGGCTTTTGCCGAGTTGGCCGCTGTCGACGGTGAGGCTCGGCAGCCGAGCTGA
- a CDS encoding citrate/2-methylcitrate synthase: MVIMTGSTARTGSADGADAAKTAASPPTPPAGTDVPRGLKGVVVTQTALGDVRGREGFFHYREYSAVELAERRSLEDVWHLMVFGELPDTATRAAFAARVAPLRRLPAGLGELLPGLARAGGAGGALDGLRTALSLAGAARGTAPLYDTEEAARVDDALFVGAVTPTIVAALHRLARGLAPVAPRDDLPFAANYLYMVTGAEPSAAQVRAIERYLICTVDHGFNASTFTARVIASTGADLVACVVGAIGALSGPLHGGAPSRALDTLDEIGSPERIDPWIREHVLAGDRIMGFGHAVYRTEDPRSRLLRAVAEDFGGDLVAFAVQVERRVVELLAELKPGRELHTNVEFYAGVVMELCGLSRDMFTPTFAVARTLGWTANILEQATDSKIIRPSARYVGPPAPQPVPSP, encoded by the coding sequence ATGGTGATCATGACTGGCAGCACGGCCCGCACCGGCTCGGCGGACGGGGCGGACGCGGCGAAGACGGCGGCATCGCCGCCCACCCCGCCGGCGGGCACCGACGTCCCGCGGGGGCTGAAGGGGGTGGTCGTCACGCAGACGGCGCTCGGCGACGTCCGCGGGCGCGAGGGCTTCTTCCACTATCGGGAGTACTCGGCCGTGGAGCTGGCCGAGCGCCGCTCGCTGGAGGACGTCTGGCACCTGATGGTGTTCGGTGAGCTGCCGGACACCGCGACGCGAGCAGCGTTCGCCGCCCGGGTGGCGCCGCTGCGCCGGCTCCCGGCCGGTCTCGGCGAGCTGCTGCCGGGGCTGGCCCGGGCCGGTGGGGCCGGGGGCGCACTCGACGGTCTGCGCACGGCCCTGTCGCTGGCCGGCGCCGCCCGTGGCACCGCCCCGCTGTACGACACCGAGGAGGCGGCCCGCGTCGACGACGCCCTGTTCGTCGGCGCGGTCACCCCGACGATCGTCGCCGCGCTGCACCGGCTGGCCCGCGGGCTCGCCCCGGTGGCGCCCCGCGACGACCTGCCGTTCGCGGCCAACTACCTGTACATGGTCACCGGTGCGGAGCCAAGCGCGGCGCAGGTGCGCGCGATCGAGCGCTACCTGATCTGCACGGTCGACCACGGCTTCAACGCCTCGACGTTCACCGCCCGGGTGATCGCGTCGACCGGGGCGGACCTGGTGGCCTGCGTGGTCGGGGCGATCGGCGCGCTGTCCGGGCCGCTGCACGGCGGCGCCCCGAGCCGGGCGCTGGACACCCTCGACGAGATCGGCAGCCCCGAGCGGATCGATCCGTGGATCCGCGAGCACGTCCTCGCCGGCGATCGGATCATGGGCTTCGGCCACGCCGTCTACCGGACCGAGGATCCACGGTCGCGGCTGCTGCGCGCCGTCGCCGAGGACTTCGGCGGCGACCTCGTCGCCTTCGCCGTCCAGGTCGAGCGGCGGGTGGTGGAGCTGCTGGCCGAGCTGAAGCCGGGCCGGGAGCTGCACACGAACGTCGAGTTCTACGCCGGGGTGGTGATGGAACTCTGCGGGCTGTCACGGGACATGTTCACCCCGACGTTCGCCGTCGCCCGCACGCTGGGCTGGACGGCGAACATCCTCGAACAGGCCACCGACAGCAAGATCATCCGACCCTCGGCCCGTTACGTCGGCCCACCCGCGCCACAGCCGGTCCCGTCGCCGTAG
- a CDS encoding citrate/2-methylcitrate synthase, protein MAHGERLTSREVAERLGVKLETVYAYASRGLLHSQRAAGGRGSTFDPAEVERLRTQGHPRGRAAVAGGLVAAGGLVATDATVAVDATAAVGGIAAVDRTGAVDRTAAAGGLVAADDRAREADAPRGGDLPAVRTRLTLVAEGHLYYRGVDAVEFVARHRFEEVAGWLWRGRTDPAPVFIVPPDLAATLERVGGILPARSRLTDRMRVAVSVAASSDPLRFDLREDSVLLTACTLVASLVEALPAPPEASQAVGGRATAGASQRTGTAESVGERAGIATRLWGRLAGGAGDVVAIACLDRALGLLADHDLAVSTFAARVAASARADPYAVVSAGLAALDGPLHGGASRLAYRLLAEVLDRGDAVVVVSEHLRADQRIPGFGHGLYPDGDPRARALLAALAALPAAEPFLAAAGEIARVAGRERALRPNVDLSLAVLTMAAGMPAEAGEVIFAVARTVGWLAHALEEYQETPLRLRPRGVYAGPPITGPQA, encoded by the coding sequence ATGGCTCATGGTGAGCGGCTGACGTCGCGCGAGGTCGCCGAGCGGCTCGGGGTGAAGCTCGAGACGGTCTACGCCTACGCCAGCCGGGGCCTGCTGCACAGTCAGCGGGCTGCCGGCGGCCGGGGCAGCACCTTCGACCCGGCCGAGGTCGAACGGCTACGCACCCAGGGCCACCCGCGAGGCCGTGCCGCGGTTGCCGGCGGGCTCGTCGCGGCTGGGGGGCTCGTCGCGACCGACGCGACCGTCGCAGTCGACGCGACGGCCGCGGTCGGCGGGATCGCCGCAGTCGACCGGACGGGCGCAGTCGACCGGACGGCCGCGGCCGGCGGGCTCGTCGCAGCCGACGATCGTGCGCGGGAGGCTGATGCCCCGCGCGGCGGGGACCTGCCGGCCGTGCGCACCCGGCTCACCCTCGTCGCGGAGGGGCACCTCTACTACCGCGGTGTCGACGCCGTCGAGTTCGTCGCCCGGCACCGCTTCGAGGAGGTGGCCGGCTGGCTCTGGCGCGGCCGGACGGACCCGGCGCCGGTGTTCATCGTCCCGCCGGATCTCGCCGCCACCCTGGAACGGGTCGGCGGGATCCTGCCCGCCCGCTCCAGGCTCACCGATCGGATGCGGGTGGCCGTCTCGGTCGCCGCGTCGAGTGACCCGCTGCGCTTCGACCTGCGCGAGGACAGCGTCCTGCTCACCGCCTGCACCCTCGTCGCGTCGCTCGTCGAGGCTCTTCCGGCGCCACCCGAGGCGTCCCAGGCAGTCGGGGGGCGCGCGACGGCCGGGGCGTCGCAGAGGACGGGTACTGCGGAGTCGGTGGGGGAGCGGGCGGGGATCGCCACGCGGCTGTGGGGCCGGCTGGCCGGTGGGGCGGGCGATGTGGTCGCGATCGCGTGCCTCGACCGGGCTCTCGGCCTGCTGGCCGATCACGATCTCGCCGTGTCCACGTTCGCCGCCAGGGTCGCGGCCTCGGCACGGGCGGACCCGTATGCCGTCGTCTCCGCCGGGCTCGCCGCCCTCGACGGGCCCCTGCACGGTGGCGCCAGCCGGCTGGCATACCGGCTGCTCGCCGAGGTGCTCGACCGGGGGGACGCGGTGGTCGTCGTCTCCGAGCACCTGCGCGCCGACCAGCGGATCCCCGGATTCGGCCATGGGCTCTACCCCGACGGCGACCCGCGTGCCCGCGCGTTGCTCGCGGCGCTCGCGGCGCTGCCGGCCGCCGAGCCCTTCCTGGCCGCCGCCGGCGAGATCGCCCGGGTGGCCGGGCGGGAGCGCGCGCTGAGGCCGAACGTGGACCTGTCGCTCGCGGTGCTCACCATGGCCGCGGGCATGCCCGCCGAGGCCGGCGAGGTGATCTTCGCGGTGGCCCGCACGGTCGGCTGGCTCGCCCACGCCCTGGAGGAATACCAGGAGACGCCGCTGCGCCTGCGCCCCCGCGGCGTCTACGCCGGCCCGCCGATCACCGGTCCACAGGCCTGA
- a CDS encoding ABC transporter substrate-binding protein, which yields MPRPRRLPVLALAAAALLALASCAGSSGGGSSPDGLHLVKSGQLTVATDSPAYAPWFSDGKPANGKGFESAVAYAVAAKLGFTPDKVHWVTEPFTSSFAPGPKKFDFDINEISITPQRQQAVDFSTGYYDVSQAVVALKSSRIANVTTLAGLKGAKFGAPVGTTSLDAVTRQVAPVQQPAVFNDLNDAKTAMENGPIDGIVVDLPTAFQLTSAEIPDSLIVGQFPTVGTPEQFGLLFEKGNPLVGKVNDALAQLTSSGELRRITEQWLGSQAGAPVLR from the coding sequence ATGCCACGCCCACGGCGTCTCCCCGTCCTCGCCCTGGCCGCCGCGGCGCTGCTCGCGCTGGCCTCCTGTGCCGGCTCGTCGGGCGGCGGCTCCTCGCCGGACGGCCTGCACCTGGTCAAGTCCGGGCAGTTGACGGTGGCCACCGACTCGCCCGCCTACGCGCCGTGGTTCTCCGACGGCAAGCCGGCGAACGGCAAGGGCTTCGAGAGTGCGGTCGCCTATGCCGTGGCCGCCAAGCTCGGCTTCACCCCGGACAAGGTCCACTGGGTCACCGAGCCGTTCACCAGCTCGTTCGCGCCCGGCCCGAAAAAGTTCGACTTCGACATCAACGAAATCTCGATCACCCCGCAGCGTCAGCAGGCCGTCGACTTCAGCACCGGCTACTACGACGTCAGCCAGGCCGTCGTCGCGCTCAAGTCCTCCCGGATCGCGAACGTGACGACCCTCGCCGGGCTGAAGGGCGCGAAGTTCGGCGCCCCCGTCGGCACCACGAGCCTCGACGCCGTCACCCGGCAGGTGGCGCCCGTGCAGCAGCCGGCGGTCTTCAACGACCTCAACGACGCGAAGACCGCGATGGAGAACGGGCCGATCGACGGCATCGTCGTCGACCTGCCGACCGCCTTCCAGCTGACCTCCGCAGAGATCCCCGACTCGCTGATCGTCGGGCAGTTCCCCACCGTCGGGACGCCGGAGCAGTTCGGGCTGCTGTTCGAGAAGGGCAACCCGCTGGTCGGCAAGGTCAACGACGCCCTCGCCCAGCTCACCAGCAGCGGGGAGCTGCGCCGGATCACCGAGCAGTGGCTCGGTTCCCAGGCGGGGGCCCCCGTCCTGCGGTGA